A window of Colias croceus chromosome 13, ilColCroc2.1 genomic DNA:
TGTCAATtgtattagttttatatagattttattgtTACATAGAAGTTGGTGACCAAAAGTTCATTTCGCGTAGTTCCGAAGGTTTCGGTCGGAAGGCTGGCGGTTTCTTGGCTTGGTTTGGTGAATCGCTTGTGATCAATTTTGGATCTTTCATTTTGGGAGACGGACCGAGATTTTCGACGGATTCTGCAAGACTGCCGCCTGTAAATAACATTACTTGCATTAACATAGTGAATATATAGTAAAGTATtcattttttagaaaacaggattaatataatttaatctatatacatacaaGGGTTCTTTATTATAATGGAATGGTAAATTTAAGAAGTCTATAAAAGTGGGGATTCGgaaaaattatcattattcTCATTCAATAATTGGGCATAAAATCGGATCCTTCTTCAAAAAAAGGTTCATTGAGAGAAATaccgaaaaaaaaatattatcattaaaattgataaaaacaacaacacaAAATGTTACTCACTCTGTAATCTATTctcaattatttcttcttcagcAAGAGTGGACGTGGATGTAGTCAAGTCCTTCTTGAAGCCGAGCAAAGCCATTGTGAGCCAGGAGCGGCCGTGCGAGTCTTCGGAGGGCTCGAAAGGTGATGTGAAATAACTGTAATAGAagaaatttacttttaaatggatgttatattatttaatttataggtttattgtattaatgtttttaaaaaataaagagtaTGACCGATAAGGATCAGGAGAGACCTCGAGAGAGATTATGATTACGCCAGTTTTACTTACTGTACAAATAAATTGTAccaaagaaattaaattaaagaaaaatgataCTACTTCAGCCACCTTATCCGTTAAAGTAAGCCTTATTCTTTTGGTGTGTTACTAATCTCTAATCTCTATATGTTAGAGTTTCttaatgtattaataatgtattagtCAATTCATATCACGATCGATACGTTAATGGGACTCACATTAATATTCATTACGAAAATCTATCtgtgttaaattaaatgttatatatatacacgtgtgtataattaaaacacgTGTTATAAAACAATGGCGTTGAGTTACATAAACCCCTTAATTAATAGCCCATTTACAACGCTACATgatgtaataaaaacacaaaaaggAGCATGTGTgccaagcacacgtgtcagaagtgaaacttcattgGCAAGATTTAAAGATACCAATATCAtcgctttactccatgacgtgaccgtagtaccatgacgcgaccttgaaactttactctcaacgagcctaaagaagtttcacttcaattgtACGTCATGCGGTTATAATTTCGCATATAaccattgttttatatatgtcATTGCAAGattataaacaacattttattatctatctcCGAGATTGTAAAATTTCCAAAATGATAAGATAGAACTAGATATTTCACTTCTGTGTTTTAAATAATCCATAAAAATCCGTTTTTGTTTATCAACATGGCcattactattttaatattgtaaacatAAATAGTGAAACTGAATGTAAGATTAACATTTACATTGTAAAAACACCTGGGGTGTCAATATGTACTTGAAGTTGTTATATATTTAGCAAAAGTGATAAATGGTATAAATCTTTGGCATCTTTgcatgtttattttagtttttatacaATGTACAGAATATATAGCTCATTATGTCATTTATATGTAACAATTAGGGAACAACATGTAATATGTATCAACCAAAGCATGTatcaacaacaacaagaatacaattaatatcgaaattcaatcaatcaaataaaataattttattcattttttggaCGTTATGGTTAACTTGTTCACATCATACCTCTTGCATTTGTTCTTCGGGCTAGACGGTGTTGAGTGTAACAGTGTACGCAAGCtcttacaaaaaaaagatCTATTAGGACTCTATTCCACCCCAAAACCAGTATTGACTGAAGGTAAGAAGTAACAAGAGTTGGCAGAAGTTTTACTTTTGGTCACcgattattatatatattgcGTCTGCTATTGGGACTAGATGGCGGTGAGTGTAGTGGCGTAGTTTGCAAGCTCTTACTCCCACGGCGACAAAAGAAGCTCCCCTATAAGAACTCCAATCCATCCACAACCTGTTTCGGCTGAAGGCAGTAAATGAGATACGGTGGAAGCTCTGCTTTTGATCAACACTCACCGATTATTATACATCTTGCGTCTGCTATTCGGGCTGGATGGCGGTGAGTGTAGTGGCGTAGTGGGCAAGCTCCTACTGCCACGTCGCGCCATCAGGTTGTATCGGCCATCAGAACTTGGACCAACACTTGGCGCGTCCGAGTCCTCCGTTGGCGACGCTACCGTGAAGCCGCGGGGCGAACGAGTCGATACTATCTGATTTGCCACCTGGAATATTAAAATGACGAATTTACttcatagtttatttattaaatattatttattgcgttacaaaaataaaaataaaatcatattaaataaagaaaaacttaACATGCAACAATAAGCGGCTAGGTAGCGACTTCTAATAGGCAATCCTAACGATAAGTTGTATAGCAAGGAATCAATGTAAagattaatatatgtataatatactagcggtccgccccggcttcgcccgtggtacatattcacgttctctctacataagaaccatcctcgtacttcaaggaatataataaaaaaagaattaaagaaatcagttcagctgttctaaagttatgcgcttaccaacacattttgggattcatttttatattatagactagcggtccgccccggcttcgcccgtgatacatgtttacgttttctctacataagaaccatcctcgtacttcaaggaatataataaaaaaagaattatcgaaatcggtttagccgttctcgagttatgcgcttaccaacacattttgcgattcattttttttataagaagaTTATGTATATGTTGGATTTGAGTGAGGAttgtggtaaatgttaaaaatacttatgtaatgacgattcgaaagtgctactaaatagtagtctaattgaataaataaatgtttgagtttgagtttgagtttgagtttgattcGCTTACGTCTAAAACTTGTCTGTGTTTGCAATTTACTATGTACGTATGTAAATAAGCGCGTTTAAATATACGTATAATGCATGGCGATGTatctattttctattattatttatttccatatttgGTTCTTGCAGGgaatactaaataattaattattaattattatggatATTAAATCAACTCAACCTTAATTAACATGGTAAGGTTTATCAGTTGtttgttgtaataaatatagtatatacccaataacaaaactatgataatatttatcatagGTACATTTTGAACTAGTGGAACTCTCAACACGTATTTACCAAAAAACACCAAGATGGTATTCGAAAGGAAAGAACATACCATATtattaaggccgtgtacgcggtccgtgcgctgtttggctcaaatatgtgatttttcaaaccagattgtccatcaaccacttatcttacaaacatatgaattactaataattttaggaaattttattgtctatatagttagttaagagtttttttcaattaatacagtatttgtgaataccattaagataactgagccgatgattacttgatttcacttttagtgtcaatttcgaagctaaaaatatctgaaattgctgacagatctaacacacatttttttttaactaactgcaaaaatccttattaaaatagttagttaaaagatttttttattttggactcctaacttacgaaattaaaatccgaacaatgtgaatttttttagaaattatagtcgacaaaatgattattttcaccaagatatttgacttagttgaatataatttatacatattgcaataaaagaacgtcttacttataagattaaatttaaaaaatcaactaaggtacctctattatttttctacaattttttttaaagtactataaaacactgcgc
This region includes:
- the LOC123696573 gene encoding uncharacterized protein LOC123696573, whose amino-acid sequence is MASSDPEIRDGFTLPVWMKTKPVKEFEPFSTSPPAPEDSFYIRYPKPDVLFGKPKIDNELPKISNEQQSELTAAFNSIKERDWSKHTKPCQDVLHGIAPINTAVNPLNSKPKPAGTDDGFKGEGAACGNSVLKVANQIVSTRSPRGFTVASPTEDSDAPSVGPSSDGRYNLMARRGSRSLPTTPLHSPPSSPNSRRKMYNNRYFTSPFEPSEDSHGRSWLTMALLGFKKDLTTSTSTLAEEEIIENRLQSGSLAESVENLGPSPKMKDPKLITSDSPNQAKKPPAFRPKPSELREMNFWSPTSM